In one Mycobacteroides chelonae genomic region, the following are encoded:
- a CDS encoding TetR/AcrR family transcriptional regulator, protein MSADPDPTGERILEAALQTMLSFGLRRATVDEIARRAGVSHMTVYRRWSNKTELVLAVLMREAQTMFSAIDREIAALKSPEDKLVAGFTGIYWYVHTHPLMQRAVETDPESVLPVLTNGAGPALDMATTYLAGHVSRSAGDVVDDAYGVAEVFVRLTHSLILAPSARRELATREDAEQYAREYILPIARALVPAPNKALL, encoded by the coding sequence GTGTCTGCAGATCCGGATCCGACCGGCGAGCGCATCCTCGAGGCCGCGCTGCAGACCATGCTCAGCTTCGGTCTTCGGCGGGCGACGGTCGATGAGATCGCGCGGCGTGCGGGCGTATCGCATATGACGGTCTATCGCCGCTGGTCCAACAAGACCGAGCTTGTGCTCGCGGTCCTCATGCGGGAGGCGCAGACGATGTTCTCCGCCATCGACCGCGAAATCGCGGCGCTGAAGAGCCCCGAGGACAAGCTTGTGGCGGGATTTACCGGAATCTATTGGTATGTGCACACACACCCATTGATGCAGCGGGCGGTGGAAACCGATCCGGAGTCGGTGCTGCCGGTCTTGACCAATGGGGCAGGCCCAGCCCTGGACATGGCGACCACATACCTGGCGGGTCACGTGAGCCGCAGCGCCGGCGATGTTGTTGACGACGCTTACGGTGTTGCGGAAGTATTTGTGCGCCTGACGCATTCGTTAATCCTTGCGCCCAGCGCCCGCCGCGAGCTGGCCACCAGGGAAGACGCCGAACAGTACGCCCGCGAGTACATCCTGCCGATCGCGCGGGCCTTGGTGCCGGCGCCTAACAAGGCGCTGCTGTAG
- a CDS encoding MPT63 family protein, whose amino-acid sequence MKINVPITAALGAVAAAAGLALMPTAGADTTLGQQGRLTNGDVVQAWTVSDLKVSTDQLSYQPKGTLWEATATDEAIQGSVIPIVANFNAKASDGETYRVLYGVPSEQGVNPGTLSQGEKTSGKIYFDVTGAAPETVTYTSGDEDLLTWKAAPAAAAPRSGGSSSQSHGTAPAPATSAAPTTSAAPAAVPAGSQGTPLPAGSQGTPVDGQQPAATATPTVAPVTATPGPTPATPVPAEGTPLNSTAVPATPAPASPVPATPVPGAEGAPQTATPPVAALPAVPASESTPHGQRAAGSQGTPVSTEG is encoded by the coding sequence GTGAAGATCAATGTGCCCATCACTGCCGCCTTGGGGGCCGTCGCGGCGGCCGCCGGACTTGCCCTGATGCCGACCGCCGGCGCCGACACCACGCTCGGCCAGCAAGGTCGCCTGACCAACGGCGACGTCGTGCAGGCGTGGACCGTCAGCGACCTGAAGGTCAGCACCGACCAGCTGTCGTACCAGCCCAAGGGCACCCTGTGGGAGGCGACCGCCACCGACGAGGCCATCCAGGGCAGCGTCATCCCCATAGTCGCCAACTTCAACGCGAAGGCCAGCGACGGCGAGACCTATCGCGTGCTGTACGGCGTACCCAGCGAGCAGGGCGTGAACCCGGGAACCCTGTCGCAGGGCGAGAAGACCAGCGGCAAGATCTACTTCGACGTGACTGGCGCCGCTCCCGAGACGGTGACCTACACCTCCGGTGACGAGGATCTGCTCACCTGGAAGGCCGCGCCCGCCGCTGCCGCGCCGCGTTCGGGCGGCTCTTCGAGCCAGTCGCATGGCACCGCCCCCGCGCCCGCCACCAGCGCCGCGCCCACCACGTCCGCGGCACCTGCCGCTGTTCCCGCAGGCAGCCAGGGCACCCCGCTGCCCGCCGGTAGCCAGGGCACCCCGGTGGACGGACAGCAGCCCGCGGCGACCGCGACCCCGACGGTAGCTCCCGTGACCGCGACTCCCGGCCCGACTCCTGCCACCCCGGTCCCCGCCGAAGGCACGCCGCTGAACAGCACCGCGGTGCCCGCTACCCCGGCCCCCGCCTCGCCGGTACCCGCGACTCCGGTCCCCGGCGCCGAGGGTGCTCCGCAGACCGCGACCCCACCAGTGGCCGCGCTTCCCGCCGTTCCGGCCTCGGAGAGCACCCCGCACGGCCAGCGCGCAGCGGGCAGCCAGGGCACTCCGGTGTCCACCGAGGGCTAG
- a CDS encoding SPFH domain-containing protein has product MTSSFVTVVLVLIGVVLIMLGRRVSARRAVLLGAGVAAVFLAVVVLVSSMVTIVGTRQVGIATAFNRPTGQTFNNGLHFKFPWVQVHEMDGAVQIDTYQAVAGSDRRIPVRLGNNSTALADASIRWQIKPDSADELFVQYKTFDGVRVNLIERNLKVALNEAFAKFDPLDKKNLEESPLPSIAAQALGLLRTKVGKEVEILDVSVPTIDYDDKTEERINQINEERANTTKAGQEVETNKKKREAAEELAKMPPPDLRISIANCLNKMAETGKNLNCFPIGQGVVPTLSIPNPITVPEG; this is encoded by the coding sequence ATGACCTCAAGTTTTGTTACCGTCGTGCTGGTCCTCATCGGTGTGGTGTTGATCATGCTGGGGCGCAGGGTATCTGCCCGGCGCGCGGTGTTGCTTGGTGCGGGCGTGGCGGCGGTTTTCCTTGCTGTAGTGGTGCTGGTGTCGTCGATGGTAACCATTGTCGGTACCCGGCAGGTCGGTATCGCGACGGCGTTCAACCGGCCCACCGGGCAGACCTTCAACAACGGGCTGCACTTCAAATTCCCATGGGTGCAGGTACATGAAATGGATGGTGCGGTACAGATCGACACCTACCAGGCCGTCGCGGGCAGCGACCGCCGGATCCCGGTTCGGCTGGGCAACAACTCCACCGCATTGGCGGACGCCTCGATTCGGTGGCAGATCAAGCCGGACTCGGCAGACGAACTATTCGTGCAGTACAAGACTTTCGACGGTGTTCGCGTGAACCTGATTGAGCGCAACCTCAAGGTCGCCTTGAACGAGGCGTTCGCCAAGTTCGACCCGCTGGACAAAAAGAACTTGGAAGAGTCGCCGCTGCCCAGTATCGCCGCCCAGGCATTAGGTCTGCTACGCACCAAGGTCGGCAAAGAAGTCGAAATCTTGGATGTGTCGGTACCGACGATCGACTACGACGACAAGACCGAAGAGCGCATAAACCAGATCAACGAGGAACGCGCGAATACCACCAAGGCTGGCCAAGAAGTGGAAACCAACAAGAAGAAGCGTGAAGCCGCCGAGGAACTTGCCAAGATGCCACCACCGGACCTTCGAATCTCCATCGCTAACTGTCTGAACAAGATGGCCGAAACGGGCAAGAACCTCAACTGCTTCCCCATCGGACAAGGTGTGGTCCCGACCCTGAGCATCCCCAACCCGATCACGGTCCCCGAAGGCTGA
- a CDS encoding oxygenase MpaB family protein — MTHVLPRDTTHDGESNRDTHEAGLAFLRAAGTRPRVMDAFRRHLGSPLTGVFGGVLFDEVALLPVAASVDRSGRFRQNFTDRGIRSALSAMSLLAGNQQQRADTAQWLKERHRDVRGTGVGEYAGIRYSALDPELWIWIAASAMNATLEAFPYCTGYSMNPAEKEAAYQYQRYLFKDLELPSAKGKFPETYAAFVEYYDDMVSNRLQSNGFLREQFAGLMRLPLPTLLLPAAMRPALLPLWLAIRPIAGRVIQVCSAKAMHPEIREMIGFQLKPRHHVEFALYTRLLQLVWRVTPERLLIEPMLYNTIRIDDARAQLDGSRTAQRKYEKISRTLTRRNERLADFYHGYRLDSFAAPERPTGTCPFG, encoded by the coding sequence ATGACGCATGTACTGCCGCGCGACACCACGCATGACGGCGAATCGAACCGAGATACCCACGAAGCGGGCCTGGCCTTCCTCCGCGCGGCCGGCACGCGCCCCCGCGTCATGGACGCATTTCGCAGGCACCTGGGCAGCCCCTTAACCGGCGTCTTCGGCGGGGTGCTCTTCGACGAGGTAGCCCTGCTGCCGGTGGCGGCGTCTGTGGACCGCTCCGGACGGTTCCGCCAGAATTTCACCGACCGCGGCATTCGGAGTGCGCTGAGCGCGATGTCCCTGCTCGCCGGCAATCAGCAGCAGCGAGCAGATACGGCGCAATGGCTCAAGGAGCGCCACCGCGATGTGCGAGGCACGGGGGTCGGCGAGTACGCGGGGATTCGTTACAGCGCATTGGATCCCGAGCTGTGGATATGGATCGCCGCCAGTGCCATGAACGCCACGTTGGAGGCCTTCCCTTACTGCACGGGTTATTCGATGAATCCCGCCGAAAAGGAGGCCGCATATCAATATCAGCGGTACCTGTTCAAGGATCTCGAACTACCCAGCGCCAAGGGAAAATTCCCGGAAACATACGCCGCCTTCGTCGAGTACTACGACGACATGGTGTCAAACAGACTGCAGTCCAACGGCTTTCTGCGCGAGCAGTTCGCCGGATTGATGCGGCTACCACTGCCCACACTGTTACTCCCCGCCGCGATGCGCCCGGCCCTATTGCCGCTCTGGCTCGCGATCCGCCCCATCGCGGGCCGGGTGATTCAGGTGTGCTCGGCTAAGGCGATGCACCCCGAGATACGCGAGATGATCGGGTTCCAGCTCAAGCCCCGCCACCACGTCGAGTTCGCCCTCTATACCCGGCTCCTGCAGCTGGTGTGGCGTGTGACACCGGAACGCCTCCTGATAGAACCCATGTTGTACAACACGATTCGCATAGACGACGCCCGCGCTCAGCTCGATGGATCGCGTACCGCGCAGCGCAAATACGAGAAGATCTCGCGGACCCTGACCCGCCGTAACGAGCGACTGGCAGACTTCTATCACGGCTATCGCCTGGATAGCTTTGCCGCCCCGGAACGCCCGACCGGTACCTGCCCGTTCGGATGA
- a CDS encoding DUF5313 domain-containing protein codes for MAADRPNFFQYIAYCYGRRLPDSMKDWVANDLAGKGAVRRHIFRCAIPPLFILAPFWLLPASLYVHMEMTVPIYVWVLIMAHALNKVWRRHRLVQHELDPGLVDVLKRQKDAWIHEDYARRFGPRSGDGHSSSGPI; via the coding sequence ATGGCCGCCGATCGCCCGAACTTCTTTCAGTACATCGCCTACTGCTACGGACGGCGCCTACCTGACTCGATGAAGGACTGGGTCGCCAATGATTTGGCGGGCAAGGGCGCGGTGCGTCGGCACATTTTCCGGTGTGCGATTCCACCGCTTTTCATCCTCGCGCCGTTCTGGCTGCTGCCGGCGTCGCTGTACGTCCACATGGAGATGACGGTGCCCATCTACGTGTGGGTGCTCATCATGGCGCATGCCCTCAACAAGGTCTGGCGCCGTCACCGGCTGGTGCAGCATGAACTGGATCCGGGCTTGGTCGATGTGCTCAAGCGTCAAAAGGACGCGTGGATTCACGAGGACTACGCGCGGCGATTCGGGCCGCGCTCGGGAGACGGCCACTCCAGTAGCGGTCCCATCTAA
- a CDS encoding immunity 63 family protein gives MTVDSTGHEGAAPEPDDWPPDARIFTIRAVADDAVPSLAAELPISATELGTLDGDADHPVQFCSVLLEPPVKHRFETADAARYEREYCDRDDDGEFFMVHVALLGPRRPGVSLAPGARDALVDVAYVVDLSLEEDGVLNPAKVDWAGGAIVDVEGGVPAEQATPADLPTVSEQTPVPVPAASAPEPGSPGSSEWIREQLDVRIAVLSRLAGEVAISEVPVPTELAKGERQSNTAPQYVLDGAQFWYHTRDPKKGFVWKTTNNPNELIYWCIDDVARGLAWRWTQQTATYKTMPPAMAQRTLWAPYWQLLMNALDTKWGAITGRNIRDLL, from the coding sequence ATGACGGTTGATTCCACCGGTCACGAGGGGGCCGCGCCGGAGCCAGACGACTGGCCACCCGACGCGCGCATATTCACCATCCGTGCTGTGGCGGATGATGCCGTGCCGAGCTTGGCCGCCGAACTGCCCATTAGCGCAACAGAACTCGGCACGCTGGACGGAGATGCCGATCATCCCGTGCAATTCTGCAGTGTGCTGCTGGAACCGCCGGTCAAGCACAGGTTTGAAACGGCCGACGCCGCCCGGTATGAACGTGAGTATTGCGACCGGGACGATGACGGCGAATTCTTCATGGTGCACGTTGCGCTGCTCGGCCCCCGGCGCCCCGGAGTTTCACTCGCACCCGGCGCCCGCGATGCCCTCGTCGACGTCGCTTACGTCGTGGATTTGTCGTTAGAAGAAGACGGCGTGCTCAACCCTGCCAAGGTCGACTGGGCGGGAGGGGCGATCGTCGACGTCGAGGGTGGTGTTCCCGCCGAGCAGGCAACCCCCGCTGATCTACCGACGGTCTCCGAGCAGACGCCCGTGCCTGTCCCGGCCGCAAGTGCGCCCGAGCCTGGGAGCCCGGGAAGTTCGGAGTGGATCCGCGAGCAGCTCGATGTCCGTATTGCCGTGTTGAGCCGGCTCGCTGGTGAAGTCGCGATCTCCGAAGTACCCGTGCCGACGGAGCTGGCCAAGGGGGAGCGCCAGTCCAACACCGCGCCGCAGTATGTGCTGGATGGAGCGCAGTTCTGGTACCACACGCGTGATCCGAAAAAGGGATTCGTATGGAAGACCACGAACAACCCGAATGAACTGATTTATTGGTGCATCGACGATGTCGCCAGGGGGCTGGCATGGCGGTGGACGCAACAAACGGCCACCTACAAGACGATGCCGCCGGCGATGGCGCAACGCACGCTATGGGCGCCGTACTGGCAGCTGCTGATGAATGCGCTCGACACCAAATGGGGCGCCATTACGGGTCGTAACATCCGCGACCTGCTCTGA
- a CDS encoding Ku protein: protein MRSIWKGSLAFGLVNVPVKVYSATEDHDLKFHQVHNKDNGRIRYKRTCEECGEIVEFRDINKAYEAEDGRTVVITDEDLATLPAESSREIEVLEFIPAAELDPLLYDKSYYLEPDSKSSKSYVLLAQTLAQTDRVAIVHFALRNKTRLAALRVKDFGTRQVMIIHTLLWPDEIREPDFPVLDQEVKIKPAELSMAGQVVESMADDFDPSRYNDTYQSQLLEMVEAKLEGGEAFTKDEAPTELDATDVSDLLAKLEASVKKRQAEKASTN from the coding sequence ATGCGTTCCATCTGGAAGGGCTCCCTCGCCTTCGGGCTGGTGAACGTCCCTGTCAAGGTATACAGCGCGACCGAGGACCACGACCTCAAGTTCCATCAGGTCCACAACAAGGACAATGGCCGGATCCGCTACAAACGCACCTGCGAAGAATGCGGTGAGATCGTCGAGTTCCGGGATATCAACAAGGCCTACGAGGCCGAGGACGGCCGCACCGTCGTGATCACCGATGAGGATCTGGCGACGCTGCCTGCCGAGTCCAGCCGCGAGATCGAGGTGCTGGAGTTCATTCCCGCCGCCGAACTCGACCCGCTGCTGTATGACAAGAGCTATTACCTCGAGCCCGACAGCAAGTCTTCGAAATCGTATGTGCTGCTGGCACAGACACTCGCGCAGACGGACCGGGTGGCGATCGTGCATTTCGCGCTGCGCAACAAGACACGCCTCGCGGCCTTGCGGGTCAAGGACTTCGGCACACGTCAGGTGATGATCATCCACACGCTGCTCTGGCCTGACGAGATCCGCGAACCCGACTTCCCGGTACTGGACCAGGAAGTGAAGATCAAACCGGCCGAACTGTCGATGGCGGGACAAGTGGTGGAGTCGATGGCCGACGATTTCGATCCGAGCCGATACAACGACACGTACCAGTCGCAGCTGCTGGAGATGGTGGAGGCCAAGCTCGAAGGTGGCGAGGCGTTCACCAAAGATGAGGCCCCCACCGAACTCGATGCCACCGATGTCTCTGATCTACTCGCCAAGCTCGAGGCCAGCGTCAAAAAGCGTCAGGCCGAGAAGGCCAGCACCAACTAG
- a CDS encoding Nramp family divalent metal transporter — MHGFYLLGPAFVAAIAYVDPGNVASNVSAGAKYGFLLVWVIVTANVMAGLVQYLSAKLGLVTGQSLPEAVGNRMSRPTRLAFWMQAELVAMATDLAEVVGGAIALNLLFDLPLLLGGVITGIVSMVLLAVQDQRGQRSFEYVISALLAIIAVGFLASVVVEPPPLGEAAAGLIPRFQGAESLMLATAMLGATVMPHAVYLHSGLARDRHGRPEEGEPRRRLLRITRWDVSLAMLFAGAVNMAMLLVAATNLKGRDGVDTIEGAHAAVRDSLGPTVALLFAIGLLASGLASSSVGAYAGAMIMQGLLRRSVPMVARRLVTLLPALAILAAGIDPTRALVVSQVVLSFGIPFALIPLVRLTSDHRLMGTDVNHRVTTMLGWIIAALITLLNAVLVFLTLAN, encoded by the coding sequence ATGCACGGGTTTTACCTACTCGGACCCGCTTTCGTCGCAGCCATTGCCTATGTCGACCCCGGAAACGTCGCCTCGAATGTCAGCGCGGGCGCCAAGTACGGCTTCCTGCTGGTGTGGGTGATCGTCACCGCCAATGTGATGGCCGGGCTGGTGCAGTACCTCTCAGCGAAGCTGGGTCTCGTCACCGGGCAATCGCTGCCCGAGGCCGTCGGCAATCGCATGTCACGACCCACCCGGCTGGCGTTTTGGATGCAGGCCGAATTAGTAGCCATGGCAACGGATTTGGCAGAGGTCGTGGGCGGCGCCATCGCGCTGAACCTGTTGTTCGACCTGCCACTACTGCTCGGTGGTGTTATCACCGGAATCGTCTCGATGGTGCTGCTTGCCGTGCAGGACCAACGCGGACAACGCTCGTTCGAATATGTGATCTCGGCACTGCTGGCCATCATCGCTGTCGGATTCCTCGCCAGCGTCGTCGTGGAACCGCCGCCGCTGGGCGAGGCCGCCGCGGGGCTGATCCCCCGATTCCAGGGCGCCGAGAGCCTGATGCTGGCGACAGCCATGCTGGGTGCCACGGTCATGCCACACGCCGTATATCTGCATTCCGGGCTGGCCCGCGACAGACACGGACGTCCTGAAGAGGGCGAGCCGCGACGCAGGCTACTGCGCATCACCCGTTGGGATGTGAGCCTGGCGATGCTCTTCGCCGGCGCGGTGAACATGGCAATGCTGCTGGTAGCGGCCACCAACCTGAAGGGCCGCGACGGCGTCGACACGATCGAGGGCGCACACGCCGCCGTTCGCGACAGCCTCGGGCCCACTGTTGCCCTGCTGTTCGCGATCGGCCTGCTCGCCTCCGGGCTCGCATCGTCCTCGGTCGGCGCCTACGCCGGCGCCATGATCATGCAAGGACTTCTCCGCCGGTCCGTCCCCATGGTGGCGCGACGGCTGGTCACGCTGCTCCCGGCGCTGGCGATCCTGGCCGCGGGTATCGACCCCACCAGGGCACTCGTGGTGTCACAGGTGGTGTTGTCCTTCGGCATCCCCTTCGCCCTCATACCGCTTGTCCGACTGACCAGCGATCACAGGCTGATGGGCACCGATGTGAACCATCGCGTGACGACGATGCTGGGCTGGATCATCGCCGCGCTCATCACACTGCTGAACGCCGTGCTGGTTTTCCTTACCCTTGCGAACTAG
- a CDS encoding epoxide hydrolase family protein translates to MHEAITPFRIAIPQDDLNDLQARLDHVRWPTPLPEDSWDTGVPTWWLRQIVEHWRTEYDWRTAEAELNSWPQFVTEIRGQRIHFLHVRSEEPNALPLILTHGWPGSVAEFLGIIGPLTNPGAYGGDPRDSFHVVIPSLPGFGFSSPIVESGWSKAEIATAWAELMSRLGYERYGAHGGDIGSGVSPDIGRAAPARVVGVHVNGGPGPMPKFPVPEKIRAQLGNSDRTRLQMIEELFSRGDGTGYIAIQSTRPQTLAYGLVDSPVGQLAWIMEKFREWTYPQEALPEQIIDLDHLLTNVMIYWLTGTAGSAAYVGYAQGLGWDEMKPNSGVPTGAIVFAADFGLRYFAETSNTITHWTEINHGGHFAALEEPGILVSDIRTFYRSLRPALSP, encoded by the coding sequence ATGCATGAAGCAATCACCCCTTTCCGTATCGCCATTCCGCAAGATGACCTCAATGATCTGCAGGCACGCCTGGATCACGTCCGCTGGCCGACCCCACTTCCGGAAGACAGCTGGGACACCGGTGTGCCCACCTGGTGGCTGCGCCAGATCGTCGAGCATTGGCGCACCGAGTACGACTGGCGCACCGCCGAGGCCGAGCTGAACTCCTGGCCGCAATTCGTCACCGAGATCAGGGGCCAGCGCATCCATTTCCTGCATGTGCGCTCCGAAGAGCCTAACGCCCTGCCGCTTATCCTCACCCACGGCTGGCCAGGCTCAGTGGCCGAATTCCTAGGCATCATTGGTCCTTTGACAAACCCTGGTGCTTACGGGGGCGATCCCCGGGACTCATTCCACGTGGTGATCCCATCGCTGCCCGGTTTCGGTTTCTCCAGCCCGATCGTTGAATCAGGTTGGAGTAAAGCAGAAATCGCTACGGCATGGGCAGAGCTGATGAGTCGCCTGGGCTACGAGCGCTACGGTGCACACGGCGGCGATATCGGATCTGGGGTCAGCCCCGATATCGGCCGGGCCGCGCCAGCTCGGGTGGTCGGTGTGCACGTGAATGGCGGACCGGGGCCAATGCCAAAGTTCCCTGTGCCCGAAAAAATCCGTGCCCAACTTGGCAATTCGGACCGGACACGTCTGCAGATGATCGAAGAACTCTTCTCTCGAGGTGACGGCACCGGATACATCGCGATCCAGTCCACCCGCCCCCAAACGCTGGCGTACGGGCTCGTCGATTCACCGGTCGGACAACTCGCCTGGATCATGGAGAAGTTTCGAGAGTGGACATACCCGCAAGAAGCGTTGCCCGAGCAGATCATTGACCTCGACCACCTGCTCACCAATGTGATGATCTACTGGCTTACCGGCACCGCCGGATCGGCCGCCTACGTCGGCTATGCCCAGGGCCTCGGATGGGATGAAATGAAACCCAACTCGGGCGTTCCTACCGGCGCCATCGTCTTCGCAGCCGACTTCGGACTGCGCTACTTTGCGGAAACCTCAAACACCATCACTCACTGGACCGAGATTAACCACGGCGGGCATTTCGCAGCCCTCGAAGAGCCTGGCATCCTGGTATCAGATATCCGCACCTTCTATCGCAGCCTGCGCCCTGCGCTCTCCCCCTAA
- a CDS encoding helix-turn-helix transcriptional regulator: MLDPSARLLRLLSLLQTPRDWSGKELAERLGVDTRTVRRDIEKLRKLGYPVLAIPGVAGYRLGAGAAMPPLLLDDDEAIAAALGLCMAAGGAVTGIEEGALRALSKIEQVLPSRLRHRFAALRAATVVVPAGIVGADPEALSAIAAAIRDADQLRFDYRKHDGAVGRRIAEPHKLVNIGRRWYLLGWDVDRRDWRTYRVDRLQPKIPNGPRFVPRPMPDGGVAAFVTQGVSSAPYACQAKVTLEASIVEAAERISPAAGYLEGIDERRCLLYVGANSYDELAIHLGLLGFAFTVHEPAELIHHMRALADRIAAAAN, encoded by the coding sequence GTGCTCGATCCCTCCGCCCGTCTGCTCCGTCTGCTGTCCTTACTCCAGACCCCGCGCGACTGGAGCGGCAAGGAACTGGCCGAGCGGTTGGGCGTCGATACCCGCACGGTGCGACGTGACATCGAGAAGCTGCGCAAGCTGGGCTACCCGGTGCTGGCTATCCCCGGTGTTGCGGGCTACCGGCTCGGGGCAGGCGCCGCGATGCCGCCCCTGCTTCTTGACGACGATGAAGCCATTGCCGCTGCGCTGGGGTTATGCATGGCTGCTGGGGGCGCGGTTACCGGTATCGAGGAGGGTGCCTTACGCGCCCTATCAAAGATCGAGCAGGTGCTGCCGTCGAGGCTTCGGCATCGATTCGCGGCGCTGCGGGCGGCGACAGTCGTCGTGCCGGCCGGCATCGTCGGCGCGGACCCGGAGGCCCTCTCCGCTATCGCGGCGGCCATACGTGACGCGGATCAGTTGCGTTTTGACTACCGAAAACATGACGGCGCCGTCGGTCGACGCATTGCCGAGCCACACAAGCTCGTCAATATCGGACGGCGCTGGTACCTGCTCGGATGGGACGTCGACCGGCGAGATTGGCGCACCTACCGGGTCGACCGGCTACAACCCAAGATTCCCAATGGCCCTCGGTTCGTGCCTCGTCCGATGCCCGACGGCGGTGTAGCGGCGTTCGTCACCCAGGGAGTCAGCTCGGCTCCGTATGCCTGTCAAGCAAAAGTCACTCTTGAAGCCTCGATTGTTGAAGCAGCCGAACGTATTTCACCGGCGGCAGGTTATTTGGAAGGTATCGATGAGCGACGATGCTTGTTGTACGTCGGCGCGAACTCATACGACGAACTCGCCATCCACCTGGGACTGTTGGGTTTCGCATTTACTGTCCACGAGCCCGCTGAGTTGATCCACCACATGCGAGCGCTGGCTGACCGGATTGCCGCGGCCGCCAACTGA
- a CDS encoding MarR family winged helix-turn-helix transcriptional regulator, whose product MTAVSPDVDPLALERQVCFALAVTNRAVLAIYRPILAPLGITHPQYLVMLALWDQAKSSGDDAPEALSVKQIAALLQTDSATISPMLKRLETLGLITRPRSTADERTTHVTLTKQGAALRRKALKVPAAVVERLGVDLSELEHLHAVLTRINAAALTAGALDAD is encoded by the coding sequence ATGACCGCAGTCTCACCCGATGTCGACCCGCTGGCCCTGGAGCGGCAGGTGTGCTTCGCACTGGCCGTCACCAATCGCGCGGTGCTGGCCATCTACCGGCCGATACTCGCCCCCCTGGGGATCACACATCCGCAGTATCTGGTAATGCTGGCGCTCTGGGATCAGGCCAAGAGCAGCGGCGACGATGCCCCGGAAGCGTTGTCCGTCAAGCAGATAGCCGCCCTACTGCAAACGGATTCGGCGACCATCTCCCCCATGCTCAAACGGCTCGAGACGCTGGGCCTGATCACCCGCCCACGCAGCACTGCTGACGAACGCACCACACACGTCACCCTGACCAAGCAGGGCGCCGCACTGCGCCGGAAGGCGCTCAAGGTGCCGGCAGCAGTCGTGGAACGCCTGGGCGTCGACCTCTCCGAACTGGAACACCTGCATGCGGTGTTGACCAGGATCAACGCGGCCGCGCTGACCGCCGGAGCCCTGGACGCCGACTAG
- the cynS gene encoding cyanase: MTKDEAAELITARRLEKKLTWQHIAEAIDSPLIWTIAALLGQHPVPEAKAAKVAELLELGPQVTAALRAQPYRGTLDGGAPSDPTIYRLYEALSVYGPAIKEAIHEEFGDGIMSAINFKVDIARRSDPDGDRVVLTLDGKFLDYRW; the protein is encoded by the coding sequence ATGACCAAGGACGAAGCCGCCGAACTGATCACCGCTCGCCGCCTCGAGAAGAAGCTGACGTGGCAGCACATCGCGGAAGCGATTGACTCACCACTGATTTGGACCATTGCCGCGCTGCTTGGCCAGCATCCGGTGCCCGAAGCGAAGGCTGCGAAGGTGGCGGAACTTCTCGAACTGGGGCCGCAAGTCACCGCTGCGTTGCGGGCCCAGCCGTACCGCGGCACGCTGGACGGTGGTGCACCGTCTGACCCGACGATCTACCGGCTGTATGAGGCGCTGAGCGTCTACGGCCCGGCGATCAAGGAAGCCATCCACGAGGAGTTCGGCGACGGCATCATGAGCGCCATCAACTTCAAGGTCGACATCGCGCGCCGCTCCGATCCCGACGGCGATCGTGTGGTCCTGACCCTCGACGGGAAGTTCCTCGACTACCGGTGGTGA